One stretch of Amycolatopsis tolypomycina DNA includes these proteins:
- a CDS encoding MCE family protein gives MRSFLPSLLKLGVFAVVTVLLTGILAATIANTNFGETSGYLAKFTDASGLKEGDDVRIAGVKVGQVDTIEVVAGERNLAEVRFDVEHAYRLPETVTATIKYRNLVGQRYLALGTDVPGDKTLPEGGTIPPERTKPALNLTVLFNGFKPLFKALNPQDVNRLSAEIISVFQGEGGTITSLLQHTASLTSAIASKDQVIGQVIANLNTVLATVNSRGAQLGDLIEQTQKLVSGLAEQRKPIGDAVSALGDLAVSTTGLLADARPALKDDVAQLGALSQNLGDSGELLNHLLEVLPGNLQKFTRTLSYGSWFNYYLCGITGTIGISSLDITLPIIPIPGTQRAERCGP, from the coding sequence ATGAGGAGCTTCCTCCCGTCGCTGCTCAAACTCGGGGTGTTCGCGGTCGTCACCGTGCTGCTCACCGGGATCCTCGCGGCCACCATCGCCAACACCAACTTCGGCGAGACGTCGGGGTACCTGGCGAAGTTCACCGACGCGTCGGGCCTGAAGGAAGGCGACGACGTCCGCATCGCCGGGGTCAAGGTCGGCCAGGTCGACACGATCGAGGTCGTGGCGGGCGAGCGGAACCTCGCCGAGGTCCGGTTCGACGTCGAGCACGCCTACCGGCTGCCGGAGACGGTGACCGCGACCATCAAGTACCGCAACCTCGTCGGCCAGCGCTACCTCGCGCTCGGCACCGACGTCCCCGGCGACAAGACGCTGCCCGAAGGCGGCACGATCCCGCCGGAGCGCACGAAACCCGCGTTGAACCTGACCGTGCTGTTCAACGGGTTCAAGCCGTTGTTCAAGGCGCTGAACCCGCAGGACGTCAACCGGCTCTCGGCCGAGATCATCAGCGTCTTCCAGGGCGAAGGCGGCACGATCACCAGCCTGCTGCAGCACACCGCGTCGCTGACGTCGGCGATCGCGAGCAAGGACCAGGTGATCGGCCAGGTCATCGCCAACCTCAACACGGTGCTCGCCACGGTCAACTCCCGCGGCGCGCAGCTCGGCGACCTCATCGAACAGACCCAGAAGCTGGTCAGCGGCCTGGCCGAGCAGCGCAAGCCGATCGGCGACGCGGTCAGCGCACTCGGCGACCTCGCCGTGTCCACCACCGGGCTCCTCGCCGACGCGCGGCCGGCGCTCAAGGACGACGTGGCCCAGCTCGGCGCGCTGTCGCAGAACCTCGGCGACTCCGGCGAACTGCTCAACCACCTCCTCGAGGTGCTGCCGGGCAACCTGCAGAAGTTCACCCGGACCCTGAGCTACGGCAGCTGGTTCAACTACTACCTGTGCGGGATCACCGGCACCATCGGCATTTCCTCGCTCGACATCACCCTGCCGATCATCCCCATCCCCGGCACCCAGCGCGCGGAGAGGTGTGGTCCGTGA
- a CDS encoding MCE family protein, with protein sequence MTIHTARGRSLVTWLAFGCVLALLVTAGLYLVFRSSTGTTLSAYFGKTVGLYAGSSVRVLGVPVGEVTDVTPEGDAVRVDMRVDDDVPLPAGVGAVVVAPSLVSDRYVQLTPAYDSGPVLASGTVLAKDRTATPVELDDLYSSLDKLSTALGPNGANKDGALSGVLDTAAKTLQGNGASLNSTVGQLAELAKTLDGSKDDLFSTVQNLNSFTGALAQSDQQLNEFYGRVADVSRFLAAGSSEVGAALQSLGGALGDVQQFVNDNKTALESNVDKLASLSKVLVDQRAALAEVLDIAPTGATNFINSYDAASGTIAVRDNLNELTNPPILTVCRLISSFTPKEVPDTLGNICKQLAPVLDGALKLPSIPQVLNSLQNGTLPPLPLPLVDVMEQLSGGAK encoded by the coding sequence ATGACCATCCACACGGCCCGCGGCCGCAGCCTGGTGACGTGGCTGGCGTTCGGGTGCGTTCTCGCGCTGCTCGTCACCGCGGGGCTGTACCTGGTGTTCCGGTCTTCGACCGGCACCACGCTGTCGGCGTACTTCGGCAAGACCGTCGGGCTGTACGCGGGTTCGTCGGTGCGGGTGCTCGGCGTGCCGGTCGGCGAGGTCACCGACGTCACGCCCGAGGGCGACGCCGTCCGCGTGGACATGCGGGTCGACGACGACGTGCCGCTGCCGGCCGGCGTCGGCGCGGTCGTCGTCGCGCCGAGCCTGGTCAGTGACCGGTACGTCCAGCTGACACCCGCGTACGACAGCGGGCCGGTACTGGCCTCGGGGACAGTGCTCGCGAAGGACCGCACGGCGACGCCGGTCGAGCTGGACGACCTGTATTCGAGCCTCGACAAGCTGTCGACGGCGCTGGGCCCGAACGGGGCCAACAAGGACGGCGCGCTGTCGGGTGTCCTGGACACCGCGGCGAAGACGTTGCAGGGCAACGGCGCTTCGCTGAACTCGACGGTCGGGCAGTTGGCGGAGCTCGCGAAGACCCTCGACGGCTCGAAGGACGACCTGTTCTCGACCGTGCAGAACCTGAACTCCTTCACCGGTGCCCTGGCCCAGAGCGACCAGCAGCTCAACGAGTTCTACGGCCGCGTCGCCGACGTCAGCCGGTTCCTGGCCGCGGGCTCGTCCGAGGTGGGTGCCGCGCTGCAGTCCCTCGGCGGGGCACTCGGCGACGTCCAGCAGTTCGTCAACGACAACAAGACGGCGCTGGAATCCAATGTGGACAAACTGGCATCGCTGTCCAAGGTGCTGGTCGACCAGCGGGCCGCGCTCGCCGAGGTGCTCGACATCGCGCCGACCGGCGCCACGAACTTCATCAACTCCTACGACGCCGCGTCGGGCACCATCGCCGTCCGCGACAACCTCAACGAGCTGACCAACCCGCCGATCCTCACCGTGTGCCGCCTGATCAGCTCGTTCACGCCGAAGGAAGTCCCCGACACGCTGGGGAACATCTGCAAGCAGCTGGCACCGGTGCTGGACGGGGCCTTGAAGCTGCCGAGTATCCCGCAGGTGCTCAACTCCCTGCAGAACGGGACACTTCCGCCGTTGCCGCTCCCGCTCGTGGACGTCATGGAGCAGCTTTCGGGCGGTGCGAAGTGA
- a CDS encoding MCE family protein has protein sequence MTRKIRIQLFAFVVIAVVSVVYAGGRYAGLDRLFGNRGYVVTAQLTDSGGIFVNSEVAYRGVTVGRVTSLTLTEHGVDVALDIDAGAPDIPADAHAQVANRSAVGEQFVDLLPRHNGGPFLTDGSVITRDKTSLPPSPDTVLSHLDDLVASVHPESLRTVVDETYNAFAGAGPELQQLLDSTGSLTAVAAQYVPQTQGLLANSRIVLGTQERQAANITDFASGLRTIAGQLKKSDPDLRRVIAQAPQLSRQISDVLAASGTDLGVLFANLLTTAQITTSRKDSIEELLVAYPIISAFSPSTSPDGTGHLGVVFNFFDPASCTKGYEGTKQRPANDETEAPVNMNAYCAEPPGSPTGVRGAQNAPYAGKPPAIPAAPAQTASPPAQAQLPGMLSLLTGPSSGGLGRLLGAP, from the coding sequence GTGACCCGCAAGATCCGGATCCAGCTGTTCGCGTTCGTCGTCATCGCGGTGGTGTCGGTGGTCTACGCCGGCGGCCGCTACGCCGGGCTGGACCGGCTGTTCGGCAACCGCGGTTACGTCGTCACCGCGCAGCTGACCGATTCCGGCGGCATCTTCGTCAACTCCGAGGTCGCCTACCGCGGGGTCACCGTCGGGCGGGTGACGTCGCTGACGCTCACCGAGCACGGCGTCGACGTCGCCCTCGACATCGACGCGGGCGCACCGGACATCCCGGCCGACGCGCACGCGCAGGTGGCGAACCGGTCGGCGGTGGGGGAGCAGTTCGTGGATCTCCTGCCGCGGCACAACGGCGGCCCGTTCCTGACGGACGGGTCGGTGATCACGAGGGACAAGACGTCGCTGCCGCCGTCGCCGGACACCGTGCTGTCGCATTTGGACGATCTGGTGGCGAGCGTGCACCCGGAGTCGTTGCGGACGGTCGTCGACGAGACGTACAACGCGTTCGCGGGTGCGGGCCCGGAGCTGCAGCAGCTGCTGGACAGCACGGGGTCGCTGACGGCGGTGGCCGCCCAGTACGTGCCGCAGACGCAGGGGCTGCTGGCGAACTCCCGGATCGTGCTCGGCACCCAGGAGCGGCAGGCGGCGAACATCACCGACTTCGCCTCGGGTCTTCGCACGATCGCGGGTCAGCTGAAGAAGTCGGACCCGGACCTGCGGCGGGTGATCGCGCAGGCGCCGCAGCTGAGCAGGCAGATCAGCGACGTGCTGGCGGCGTCGGGCACCGACCTGGGCGTGCTGTTCGCGAACCTGCTGACCACGGCGCAGATCACGACGTCCCGCAAGGACTCGATCGAGGAGCTGCTGGTCGCCTACCCGATCATTTCGGCGTTCTCGCCGTCGACGTCCCCGGACGGCACGGGGCACCTGGGCGTGGTGTTCAACTTCTTCGACCCGGCTTCGTGCACGAAGGGGTACGAAGGGACGAAGCAGCGTCCGGCGAACGACGAGACGGAAGCGCCGGTGAACATGAACGCCTACTGCGCCGAGCCGCCGGGCAGCCCGACCGGGGTGCGCGGGGCGCAGAACGCGCCGTACGCCGGGAAGCCGCCCGCGATCCCGGCGGCACCTGCGCAGACCGCGTCGCCGCCCGCGCAGGCTCAGCTGCCGGGGATGCTGAGCCTGCTCACCGGGCCGTCCTCGGGCGGGCTCGGCCGGCTGCTGGGCGCGCCGTGA
- a CDS encoding MlaD family protein has translation MKPLKERNQAMVGTVALVLIVLVTATTYFADQLPFFGNGTTYSAYFGESAGLAADNEVQVAGVKVGTVSSVKLAGKQVLVRFRVKDVRVGDATTASIEIKTLLGEKYLALDPKGGGAQEPDDTIPQARTRTPFQLQDAFEQLSTTVGDIDTKQLADSFNALSDSLKDSPQYLKDTLNGLSSLAKTVSSRDADLHTLLANTSQVSKTLSDRNAQLQRVISDGNLLLTELQNRKQAIHALLTGTQQLSQQLTGLVQDNREQLKPTLEKLGKVTDILQRNQGNLDKSLQLMAPFARVGANATGNGRWFEGYLCGLLPPTITVGGLHINPEGCTPPIAAPNQGVGGR, from the coding sequence GTGAAGCCGCTGAAAGAACGCAACCAGGCGATGGTCGGCACGGTCGCGCTCGTGCTCATCGTGCTCGTCACCGCCACGACGTACTTCGCCGACCAGCTCCCGTTCTTCGGCAACGGCACCACGTACTCGGCCTACTTCGGCGAGTCCGCCGGGCTCGCCGCGGACAACGAGGTGCAGGTCGCCGGCGTCAAGGTCGGCACGGTGTCCTCGGTGAAACTCGCCGGCAAGCAGGTCCTGGTCCGCTTCCGCGTCAAGGACGTCCGGGTCGGCGACGCCACCACAGCATCCATCGAGATCAAGACGCTGCTGGGGGAGAAGTACCTCGCGCTCGACCCGAAGGGCGGCGGCGCGCAGGAGCCGGACGACACGATCCCGCAGGCCCGCACGCGCACGCCGTTCCAGCTGCAGGACGCCTTCGAACAGCTGTCCACCACCGTCGGCGACATCGACACGAAACAGCTCGCCGACAGCTTCAACGCGTTGTCCGACAGCCTCAAAGACAGCCCGCAGTACCTCAAGGACACCCTGAACGGGCTGTCGTCGCTGGCGAAAACGGTGTCCTCCCGGGACGCCGACCTGCACACACTGCTGGCCAACACGAGCCAGGTCTCGAAGACGCTCTCCGACCGCAACGCCCAGCTGCAGCGCGTGATCAGCGACGGCAACCTGCTGCTCACCGAACTGCAGAACCGCAAGCAGGCCATCCACGCGCTGCTGACCGGCACCCAGCAGCTTTCGCAGCAGCTGACCGGGCTGGTCCAGGACAACCGCGAGCAGCTCAAGCCGACGCTGGAGAAGCTCGGGAAGGTGACCGACATCCTGCAGCGCAACCAGGGCAACCTCGACAAGAGCCTGCAGCTGATGGCCCCCTTCGCCCGCGTCGGCGCCAACGCCACCGGCAACGGCCGCTGGTTCGAGGGCTACCTGTGCGGACTGCTGCCGCCGACGATCACCGTGGGCGGGCTGCACATCAACCCCGAAGGCTGCACCCCGCCGATCGCGGCGCCGAACCAGGGGGTGGGCGGCCGATGA
- a CDS encoding MCE family protein, whose amino-acid sequence MRRELWQRLRYQVLGLVFLLVAALFIALTLAVYNKAFTPVTLVKLETDRVGSQLRTGGDVKVRGMLVGEVRSVVAKGDHAELELALDPDKTHVIPKNVAARLLPKTLFGERYVALQLPENKERPIEAGDVIPQDRSSAAIELQKVLDDVMPLLQAVQPEKLSSTLTAVATALDGRGKQLGETLVGLSDYLGKLNPSLPDIKADITGLANVANTYDKAAPDILQALSDLTTTSRTIVDQRAQLSDLYATVTAASIDLTSFLQVNKDNLIRLTTAIQPTLDVLAKYAPEYPCLMRQLAESVPRAELAFGKGTAHPEVSRVTIEFAASRGKYLPGVDEPKYEDKRGPRCYPSVPHPGVWPQYPPDGAIKDGSSKPPPPKYPPETLPAGGGAVGGDGTIVGSAYETDLIDLLASPALGTAPGDVPGWAGLLVGPLYRGAEVELK is encoded by the coding sequence GAGGCGCGAGCTCTGGCAGCGGCTCCGGTACCAGGTGCTGGGGCTCGTCTTCCTGCTCGTCGCCGCCCTGTTCATTGCGCTCACCCTTGCCGTCTACAACAAGGCGTTCACGCCGGTCACGCTCGTGAAGCTCGAGACCGATCGCGTCGGCAGCCAGCTGCGCACCGGCGGCGACGTCAAGGTCCGCGGCATGCTCGTCGGCGAAGTCCGGTCCGTCGTGGCGAAGGGCGACCACGCCGAGCTGGAGCTCGCGCTGGATCCGGACAAGACGCACGTCATCCCGAAGAACGTCGCCGCGCGGCTGCTGCCGAAGACGCTCTTCGGCGAACGCTACGTCGCCCTCCAGCTGCCGGAGAACAAGGAACGGCCGATCGAGGCCGGCGACGTCATTCCGCAGGACCGCAGCAGCGCCGCGATCGAACTGCAGAAGGTCCTCGACGACGTGATGCCGCTGCTGCAGGCCGTCCAGCCCGAGAAGCTGTCCAGCACGCTCACCGCGGTGGCGACCGCGCTCGACGGCCGCGGCAAGCAGCTAGGCGAAACCCTCGTCGGGCTGTCGGACTACCTCGGCAAGCTCAACCCGTCGCTGCCGGACATCAAGGCCGACATCACCGGCCTGGCGAATGTCGCGAACACCTACGACAAGGCGGCGCCGGACATCCTGCAGGCGCTGTCCGACCTGACGACGACGAGCCGGACGATCGTCGACCAGCGCGCGCAGCTGAGCGACCTCTACGCCACGGTGACGGCAGCGTCCATTGACCTCACGAGCTTCCTGCAGGTCAACAAGGACAACCTGATCCGGCTCACCACCGCCATCCAGCCGACGCTGGACGTCCTCGCCAAGTACGCGCCCGAGTACCCGTGCCTCATGCGGCAGCTCGCCGAGTCGGTGCCGCGGGCCGAGCTGGCGTTCGGCAAGGGCACCGCGCACCCCGAGGTCAGCCGGGTCACCATCGAGTTCGCCGCCAGCCGCGGCAAGTACCTCCCCGGCGTCGACGAGCCGAAGTACGAGGACAAGCGCGGGCCGCGCTGCTATCCGAGCGTCCCGCACCCCGGCGTGTGGCCGCAGTACCCGCCGGACGGCGCCATCAAGGACGGCTCCAGCAAGCCCCCGCCGCCGAAGTACCCGCCCGAGACGCTGCCCGCCGGGGGCGGCGCCGTCGGCGGCGACGGCACGATCGTCGGCTCGGCCTACGAAACCGACCTGATCGACCTGCTCGCGTCGCCCGCGCTCGGCACCGCGCCGGGCGACGTGCCCGGCTGGGCCGGCCTGCTCGTCGGGCCGCTCTACCGCGGAGCGGAGGTGGAACTGAAATGA
- a CDS encoding DUF4037 domain-containing protein, giving the protein MAPSFIPGLELSRRFYDEAVWPLVHAHFGDLPHTAARIGTGSEVLGFDTARSADHEWGPRLQLFLSHDDAGRYARDVVAMLRDELPKSFHGYPTHFGPTENEHVRHMVATDGPVFHRVDVTSLDEWLPGHLGFDPREAITTLDWLATPTQALAEITAGAVFHDRTGELTTVRARLGWYPEQLWRYLLACQWQRISQEEAFVGRCGEVGDELGSAVVAARLIRDLMRLSLVLHRVYPPYAKWLGSAFARLPFAATLSPALTAALAATTWPEREAHLATAYTSVAELHNRLGLTEPLDPRTRPYHDRPFQVLHAERFSRALFDTLTDPAVRALPRTGAIDQFADSTDLLGDRTATRAVTAAQAPPRSGPGT; this is encoded by the coding sequence GTGGCCCCCTCGTTCATCCCCGGCCTGGAGCTGTCACGCCGCTTCTACGACGAGGCAGTGTGGCCGTTGGTGCACGCGCACTTCGGGGATCTGCCCCACACGGCCGCGCGGATCGGTACCGGTTCGGAGGTCCTCGGCTTCGACACGGCCCGCTCCGCCGATCACGAATGGGGGCCGCGCCTGCAGCTCTTCCTGAGCCACGACGACGCCGGGCGGTACGCCCGAGACGTCGTCGCGATGTTGCGCGACGAGCTGCCCAAGTCGTTCCACGGCTACCCGACCCACTTCGGCCCCACCGAGAACGAGCACGTGCGCCACATGGTGGCCACCGACGGGCCGGTCTTCCACCGCGTCGACGTCACCAGCCTCGACGAATGGCTCCCCGGCCACCTGGGCTTCGATCCCCGCGAGGCCATCACCACGCTCGACTGGCTCGCGACCCCCACCCAGGCACTGGCCGAGATCACCGCCGGCGCGGTCTTCCACGACCGGACCGGGGAACTCACCACCGTCCGCGCCCGGCTCGGCTGGTATCCGGAGCAGCTCTGGCGCTACCTCCTGGCCTGCCAGTGGCAGCGGATCTCCCAGGAGGAGGCGTTCGTCGGGCGGTGCGGGGAAGTCGGCGACGAACTCGGCTCGGCCGTCGTCGCCGCCCGCCTGATCCGCGACCTCATGCGCCTGAGCCTGGTGCTGCACCGCGTTTACCCGCCCTACGCCAAGTGGCTCGGGAGCGCCTTCGCCCGGCTCCCGTTCGCGGCCACCCTCTCCCCGGCCCTGACCGCGGCCCTCGCCGCCACCACCTGGCCGGAACGGGAAGCCCACCTCGCCACGGCCTACACGTCCGTCGCCGAGCTGCACAACCGGCTCGGGCTGACCGAGCCGCTCGACCCCCGCACCCGCCCGTACCACGACCGGCCGTTCCAGGTCCTGCACGCGGAACGCTTCAGCCGGGCGCTCTTCGACACGCTGACCGACCCCGCCGTGCGCGCCTTGCCACGCACCGGGGCGATCGACCAGTTCGCCGACAGCACCGATCTGCTCGGCGATCGCACGGCGACCCGCGCCGTCACCGCGGCGCAGGCTCCCCCGCGTTCCGGGCCGGGCACCTGA
- a CDS encoding MCE family protein translates to MRRLAGVLAGVLVLAACSDGGFNGLYGTPLPGGADVGDHPYHVTALFTDVLDLVPQSSVKVNDVAVGRVDKITLTPDTRSALVAMTVNGDIALPANARAELKQSSLLGEKFVELSVPTAEPASGKLADGAQIPLGRTNRNPEVEEVLGALSLLLNGGGVEQIQKISHELNDALSGNEPEIRALLSRVDELATQLDGHKTEILRAIDGLAKLSHTLTGQTQNLTNALDNLAPGLKVVTDQRDQLVGMLTALNTLSGVAVDTVTKSRDQLVANLKALQPTLAKLAEAGQNLPNALQILLTYPFPDYAGNVIKGDYANVEANVNLDLDVLIRNFANSSQPPIALPSGVGGQPSAVAPPLPLPDLGSGPAAAGPNLLGGLLGLIGGGR, encoded by the coding sequence GTGAGGCGGCTCGCGGGAGTGCTCGCCGGGGTGCTCGTGCTGGCGGCGTGCAGCGACGGCGGGTTCAACGGCCTCTACGGCACACCGCTGCCGGGCGGCGCCGACGTCGGCGACCACCCGTACCACGTGACCGCGCTGTTCACCGACGTCCTGGATCTGGTGCCGCAGTCGAGCGTCAAGGTCAACGACGTCGCCGTCGGGCGGGTCGACAAGATCACCCTGACGCCGGACACGCGGTCGGCGCTGGTGGCGATGACGGTGAACGGTGACATCGCGCTGCCCGCCAACGCGCGTGCCGAGCTGAAGCAGTCTTCGCTCCTGGGCGAGAAGTTCGTGGAGCTGAGCGTGCCGACCGCCGAACCGGCGTCGGGGAAGCTCGCCGACGGCGCGCAGATCCCGCTCGGGCGCACCAATCGCAACCCCGAGGTCGAGGAGGTGCTCGGCGCGCTGTCGCTGCTGCTCAACGGCGGCGGCGTCGAGCAGATCCAGAAGATCAGCCACGAGCTCAACGACGCCTTGTCGGGCAACGAGCCGGAGATCCGGGCTTTGCTGTCCCGGGTGGACGAACTGGCCACCCAGCTCGACGGCCACAAGACGGAGATCCTGCGCGCGATCGACGGCCTCGCGAAGCTGTCGCACACTCTGACGGGCCAGACGCAGAACCTGACGAACGCCCTCGACAACCTCGCGCCGGGCCTGAAGGTCGTCACCGACCAGCGCGACCAGCTCGTGGGCATGCTGACCGCGTTGAACACGCTGTCCGGGGTCGCGGTGGACACGGTGACGAAGAGCCGTGACCAGCTCGTCGCGAACCTCAAGGCGCTGCAGCCGACGTTGGCCAAGCTCGCCGAAGCCGGCCAGAACCTGCCGAACGCGCTGCAGATCCTGCTGACCTACCCGTTCCCGGACTACGCGGGCAACGTGATCAAGGGCGACTACGCGAACGTCGAGGCGAACGTGAACCTGGATCTGGACGTCCTGATCCGGAACTTCGCGAACTCGTCGCAGCCGCCGATCGCGCTGCCGTCCGGCGTCGGCGGGCAGCCGTCCGCCGTCGCGCCGCCGCTGCCGCTGCCCGACCTGGGCTCGGGTCCGGCTGCCGCCGGCCCGAACCTGCTGGGCGGCCTGCTCGGCCTGATCGGGGGCGGCCGGTGA